Within Bradymonas sediminis, the genomic segment TGGCAGCCGGTGCAACCTGCGGCGTCAAAGTGGCGCGCCCCGGCTTCGAGCGTCGCTCTGCCCGCGTGGCGCCTTACCGCCGGAACCCCGATATAGCGCTGGTATTCAACCAGGGCGGCGAGCCCCTGTTCGTCGACTTCGGGGGAGCCACCGCTTGGGCTTTGCAGGCAATCGTGCTGAGACGCGCTGCAATTTTCGGCCATGACTTCGGGTGAGGTGATGCCCATATCCTGGGCGAGCGCCATGGCGCTTTGTCCGCGCAGCGTGGGCTGCAGTGCTTTCCAACCGAAGCGGCCGAGGCGGCCGTCGTCGAGGATATTCGGGCGCCCCGAGATGCCGTCGCCGTCGGCGTCCTCGGGGTCGGCGGCCTCCAGGATGGTCGCGTCTGCGACGAGATCCAATAAACCCAGACCGACCAGATGCGGCGACGCACGTCCGAGCGCGCGCGTGTCGGGGTGCAACGCGCCGTAGCTTGGGTGTGGCTCGATGGAGAAGCGGGGCGCGCCATGGTTGTTGTCGCTGCTGGTGGCGGTCGGGTACCAAGACACGTGCCCCTCGGCGGCAACACCGGCGATGCTTCGAGGCTGGAATTGCGGGCCGAAGACGGGATCGGGGAGTCTTCCCTGGTCGGTTTCGCGGACAAGACGAATCAACAACCCTGGGTGGACCTGGCCGTCGGGGCCAAGCGTCGCCGGGCGCCCCGACGATGGGTGGCATCCCGCGCAGGAAACCTCGTTAAAGTGAGGACCGAGTCCGTCGATGACGGGCCGCGAACTGGGCGCAGGCTCCCATTCGGCCACGAATAATTCGCGCCCCTGTGAGAATCGTAGTGTCTGCTCGAGCCCCAGGGTGTCCGCCAGCTCCATGAATCGCCACTGAGTCGAGTCGCTGGTTAATGCGCCGCCGGTCTGCTCCACCGGTGGCAGTAGATGTTCGACCGATACCGGCGGCGTCGAGGTGTCGGAGCTATCCGAGCTCTCCCGAGTATCGCTGGCGTCGCCAGCATCCGGACGCGAAGTTGCGTCTGCGAGGTCGCTGGTTGTGTCAAAGTTGGCGTCCGTGGTCGACGCTGGCGCCGGCGCGTCCGAGCAACCTGCCCAGAGCGCCGCCGCGACCGCCGCCCACGCCAACCGCTGAAGGTGGTTGAGGTGGGTAGTGCTCATTCTGCGAACTCCACGAGCACTGGGATTCGGTAGCTCCACCGGTCAATCGAACTTTCGCCGGCGCCCAGTGAACCCTGAAAACTCCAGCCCCAGGCAAAGACGCGGCCATCGGCCCGAAGCGCCACTGAGTGCAGCGCGCCGACGGTGACGTCGACCAGGTTCTCGACGCCGAAGACAGGTTCGACCGGGCCTGTGAGGTCTTCTTCGGAGGGGATGCCCAGGTTGCCAAACCCGTTTTGCCCCCAGCCATAGACGCGGGCGTTGTCGCCGTACACGAAGCTCTGATTGGCCCCGGCGAGCACGCCGGTGACGGTCATATTCGGCGACAGCAGCGTTGGCTCAAGCACGTCGTCCTCGAAGCCGCCGATGCCCTCGGGGCCGACCTGGGCCGAGCGGTTGAGCCCCCATCCATAGAGCTGCCCGTCGGCGTTGAGCGCGAGCGCGTGGTCCTTGCCTGCGGCAATCTCGACGATGTCCGCCAGCGCGTCGATCTTGGTCGGTTGGCTGTGTGGGTCCCGGTCGCTGGTTCCCAGACCGAGGTTCCCATCGGCGTTGTCGCCCCACGCGAATACTTCGCCGTCTTTTGTCAGGGCATAGGAAGCAGAGGATGAAGCGGTCATCGCGATGACCTCTTCGAGACCAATGACCTCGACGGGGGTGTCGCTCGTGGTGGTGGTGCCGTCGCCGAGTTGACCGTCGGCGTTGTCGCCGCAGGCGTAGGGTTTGCCCTGGTCGGTCAGCAATAGCGTGTGATCGTAGCCGCGCGCGATCGCGACGACGGTGTGCTCGAAGTCGACCTTTTCGGGGGCGTAGCGATGGGTCTCATCGAGGTCGCCGTCATTGGCCTCGCCCAGGCATAGCTGGCCGTCGGCGTTGTCCCCCCAAGCGTAGACCTCGCCGGCGGCGTTGAGCGCGAACGAGCTATTTTGGCTAAACACGATGGAGATGACTTCGCCCGGGACCTCGATATGGTGTGCGCTGACCGGATGCGCGGGATCGGTGTCGCCGAGCGATGAGTCATACCCGAGGCCAACCTGACCGCGGTTATTTCGGCCCCAGGCGTAGACTTCGGAGTCGAGCAGCACACCGCTATGCGCGCCGCCAGCGGCGGTCTGAGCGCCGAAATACAGCGCGTGCGATAACTCGGCCTGATTGCCCGCAGCGTCTGTCGCGGCGACCGTGATTGCGTTCGGTCCCGGCGCCAGGTCGACCATCGCGCTGAAGCGTCCATCCGCGCTGAGCGTAGCGGGCGCGGGGGTGTCCCCAACGCTCAGCGTCACGGACGCGACGCCAAGGTTGTCGGCT encodes:
- a CDS encoding di-heme oxidoredictase family protein, which translates into the protein MSTTHLNHLQRLAWAAVAAALWAGCSDAPAPASTTDANFDTTSDLADATSRPDAGDASDTRESSDSSDTSTPPVSVEHLLPPVEQTGGALTSDSTQWRFMELADTLGLEQTLRFSQGRELFVAEWEPAPSSRPVIDGLGPHFNEVSCAGCHPSSGRPATLGPDGQVHPGLLIRLVRETDQGRLPDPVFGPQFQPRSIAGVAAEGHVSWYPTATSSDNNHGAPRFSIEPHPSYGALHPDTRALGRASPHLVGLGLLDLVADATILEAADPEDADGDGISGRPNILDDGRLGRFGWKALQPTLRGQSAMALAQDMGITSPEVMAENCSASQHDCLQSPSGGSPEVDEQGLAALVEYQRYIGVPAVRRHAGRATLEAGARHFDAAGCTGCHRPKLVTRALPDRPLLSEQILHPFTDLLLHDMGEGLSDPAGEGNAGAREWRTAPLWGLGLVESLNPNARFLHDGRAQNLEEAILWHGGEADPARRYVEALNDDGRRALLEFVRSL
- a CDS encoding chromosome condensation regulator RCC1, giving the protein MMRWNKNVFRWIFVAALSASLVGCGGDADADKYDAHHEAHDAGSHDTAEPPAAREDASDATEAPDALEDAADAPVVTIDAPEETMLYAQEFPLKAAIEFDGALIEHHVSRNDSPVEDVSLTSTTSGYQLEAIIPLLVGANDISVEVIADNGERGEARISITRAEDTEAPTLSGLSPHYARSVLARRVMITGQAADNLGVASVTLSVGDTPAPATLSADGRFSAMVDLAPGPNAITVAATDAAGNQAELSHALYFGAQTAAGGAHSGVLLDSEVYAWGRNNRGQVGLGYDSSLGDTDPAHPVSAHHIEVPGEVISIVFSQNSSFALNAAGEVYAWGDNADGQLCLGEANDGDLDETHRYAPEKVDFEHTVVAIARGYDHTLLLTDQGKPYACGDNADGQLGDGTTTTSDTPVEVIGLEEVIAMTASSSASYALTKDGEVFAWGDNADGNLGLGTSDRDPHSQPTKIDALADIVEIAAGKDHALALNADGQLYGWGLNRSAQVGPEGIGGFEDDVLEPTLLSPNMTVTGVLAGANQSFVYGDNARVYGWGQNGFGNLGIPSEEDLTGPVEPVFGVENLVDVTVGALHSVALRADGRVFAWGWSFQGSLGAGESSIDRWSYRIPVLVEFAE